A genome region from Microcella alkaliphila includes the following:
- a CDS encoding GNAT family N-acetyltransferase, translating into MSIEVLSAVGRFADVAEVVGTKNPGAGACWCMSYRDSRPANAERPGYMARECETEPGPGVLAYVDGEVAHAAAHGATVVEGYPAETQGERIDSISGYVGTTALFEAHGFERVIETSAHAGHRTRWLMRREL; encoded by the coding sequence ATGAGCATCGAGGTTCTCTCCGCCGTCGGCCGCTTTGCGGATGTCGCCGAGGTCGTTGGCACGAAGAACCCCGGCGCAGGCGCCTGCTGGTGCATGAGCTACCGCGACTCCCGGCCGGCGAACGCCGAGCGCCCTGGCTATATGGCGCGTGAGTGCGAGACCGAACCCGGCCCCGGTGTCCTCGCGTACGTCGACGGCGAGGTGGCCCACGCGGCGGCACACGGTGCCACCGTGGTCGAGGGCTATCCGGCCGAAACCCAGGGCGAGCGCATCGACAGCATCTCGGGGTACGTCGGCACGACAGCGCTGTTTGAGGCGCACGGCTTTGAGCGGGTGATCGAGACCTCGGCGCACGCCGGCCATCGCACCCGCTGGCTCATGCGTCGCGAGCTGTGA
- a CDS encoding DUF2834 domain-containing protein — translation MTRYWTPRAAVFGIIAVAGLVGTWTYNAIAIIERTDFLGDWFNNGPAVGSLTTDLLVMAVAGCAFIVIEGRRLGMRHLWAYIVFSGLTAIAFTFPLFLMNRERHLERQRQHAAALETEPGASGQGSTVPA, via the coding sequence ATGACCCGCTACTGGACCCCGCGCGCCGCCGTCTTCGGCATCATCGCCGTCGCTGGCCTCGTCGGCACCTGGACGTACAACGCCATCGCCATCATCGAACGCACCGACTTCCTCGGCGACTGGTTCAACAACGGCCCCGCCGTCGGCTCGCTGACCACCGATCTGCTCGTCATGGCGGTCGCGGGATGCGCGTTCATCGTCATCGAGGGACGCCGGCTCGGCATGCGCCACCTGTGGGCGTACATCGTGTTCTCGGGGCTGACGGCGATCGCCTTCACGTTTCCGCTGTTTCTGATGAACCGCGAGCGGCACCTCGAGCGGCAGCGGCAGCACGCGGCCGCGCTCGAAACCGAGCCGGGCGCGTCGGGGCAGGGGAGTACCGTTCCGGCATGA
- a CDS encoding error-prone DNA polymerase produces the protein MGWHNPPIPWSELERTLRSGNRPDPSLPEVGDGSDSPAWSTKRAPYRPGRVEQPDPETVVPYAELHAHSSFSFLDGASSPEELLEEAARLGLTGLALTDHDGFYGVVRMAEAAEPYGLTTVFGAELSLGLTKPQLGEPDPEGTHLLVLARGQEGYHRLAAALTDGQLAGGAKGRPVYDLEVLAQHAGRGGDATAPGHWVILTGCRKGAVRTALTAGDPNGQTVPSRASIAAAGRELDALVERFGRENVVVELFDHGRPLDTVYNDALAALAAERGLPVVATGAVHYAHPGRYPLASAFAGLRARRSLDDMDGWLPAAGTAHLRSGAEMQRLFARYPGAVDRSVELARELGFSLRQAKPKLPKLPVPEGHTPMSWLRELVWQAVPQKYPDASDADRARIARELEVIEQKDFPGYFLIVHDIVRFARSRGILCQGRGSAANSAVCYLLDITAVDSIYYKLPFERFLSALRDEEPDIDVDFDSDRREEVIQYVYETYGRRNAAQVANVISYRPKNAVRDMAKALGYSTGQQDAWSRQVERWGAVLSSDDHDIPDAVVDLAQQVLTYPRHLGIHSGGMVLTDRPVGEIVPIEHARMTKRTVLQWDKDDCAWMGLVKFDLLGLGMLAALQYAFDLIDDHLGERWELATIPKEEQTTYDMLCRADSIGVFQVESRAQMGLLPRLQPRKFYDLVVQIALIRPGPIQGGAVHPFVKRKLGEEPVTYDHPKLVEPLERTLGVPIFQEQLMQIAMAVGGCTGDDADLLRRAMGSKRGLERIESLRGTLYAGMASNGITGRLADEIYARIQAFANFGFAESHSLSFALLVYASSWIKLHYPGVFLASLLRAQPMGFYSPASLTADAERHGVEVRGPCIVRSGVEAGLERLDLTVDDPFSPLSADARRAAPTGLASCTHRVHPPVPEFRPDSRDGELEDLVPHRRDGELAVRMGLGAVSGLGKETAEKVIAERERYGPYRDLTDLVYRTGLTAAQLESLATAGAFEVWGMTRREALWAAGAAAQARPEYLPGSVVAIQPPLFDDLEPAERMVADLVTTGVAPGDHPVRYARERLRARGVLSARELRSAEPGRRVEVAGVVTHRQRPATASGITFLNLEDETGLANIICSVGLWGRYRRTVRESRALIVRGILERSPEGVVNVVADRVEALSLKATMPSRDFR, from the coding sequence ATGGGTTGGCACAACCCGCCCATCCCCTGGAGCGAACTCGAACGCACCCTGCGCTCGGGCAACCGCCCCGACCCCTCGCTGCCCGAGGTGGGCGACGGCAGCGACTCCCCCGCGTGGTCGACCAAGCGGGCCCCCTACCGGCCGGGTCGCGTGGAACAGCCCGACCCCGAGACGGTCGTGCCGTACGCCGAACTGCACGCGCACTCGAGCTTCTCGTTTCTCGACGGGGCTTCCAGCCCCGAAGAACTACTCGAAGAGGCCGCGCGCCTCGGCCTCACGGGGCTCGCGCTCACCGACCACGACGGCTTCTACGGCGTCGTGCGCATGGCCGAGGCCGCCGAACCGTACGGGCTCACCACGGTGTTCGGCGCCGAACTCTCGCTCGGGCTCACCAAGCCGCAGCTGGGCGAACCCGACCCGGAGGGCACCCACCTGCTCGTGCTCGCCCGCGGCCAGGAGGGCTACCACCGGCTCGCCGCCGCCCTCACCGACGGGCAGCTCGCCGGCGGCGCAAAGGGGCGACCCGTCTACGACCTCGAGGTGCTCGCCCAGCACGCCGGGCGCGGCGGCGACGCCACGGCACCCGGCCACTGGGTGATCCTGACCGGCTGTCGCAAAGGCGCCGTGCGCACGGCGCTCACCGCCGGCGACCCGAACGGGCAGACGGTGCCGAGCCGCGCATCCATCGCCGCCGCCGGCCGCGAACTCGACGCACTCGTCGAGCGGTTCGGGCGCGAGAACGTCGTCGTCGAGCTGTTCGACCACGGGCGTCCGCTCGACACCGTCTACAACGACGCGCTGGCCGCCCTCGCCGCCGAGCGGGGTCTGCCGGTCGTCGCCACCGGTGCCGTACACTACGCGCACCCCGGCCGCTACCCGCTCGCGAGCGCCTTCGCGGGCCTGCGCGCCCGGCGCAGCCTTGACGACATGGACGGCTGGCTGCCCGCCGCCGGCACCGCGCACCTCAGAAGCGGCGCCGAAATGCAGCGGCTGTTCGCCCGCTACCCCGGCGCCGTCGACCGCAGCGTCGAACTCGCCCGCGAGCTCGGGTTCTCACTGCGCCAGGCGAAGCCGAAGCTGCCGAAACTGCCCGTGCCCGAGGGTCACACCCCCATGAGCTGGCTGCGCGAGCTCGTCTGGCAGGCGGTTCCGCAGAAGTACCCCGACGCCTCCGACGCCGATCGGGCGCGCATCGCGCGCGAGCTCGAGGTGATCGAGCAGAAAGACTTCCCCGGCTACTTCCTCATCGTGCACGACATCGTGCGCTTCGCCCGCTCGCGCGGCATTCTCTGCCAGGGTCGCGGCTCGGCGGCGAACTCGGCGGTCTGCTACCTACTCGACATCACCGCTGTCGACTCGATCTATTACAAGTTGCCCTTCGAACGTTTCCTGTCGGCGCTGCGCGACGAAGAGCCCGATATCGACGTCGACTTCGACTCCGACCGGCGCGAAGAGGTCATCCAGTACGTGTACGAGACGTACGGCCGGCGCAACGCCGCCCAAGTCGCCAACGTCATCAGTTACCGGCCGAAGAACGCGGTGCGCGACATGGCGAAGGCGCTCGGCTACTCGACCGGCCAGCAGGACGCGTGGAGCCGTCAGGTCGAACGCTGGGGCGCCGTGCTCTCGAGCGACGACCACGACATCCCCGACGCGGTCGTCGACCTCGCCCAGCAGGTGCTCACGTACCCGCGGCACCTCGGCATCCACTCCGGCGGCATGGTGCTCACCGACCGACCCGTCGGCGAGATCGTGCCCATCGAGCACGCCCGCATGACGAAGCGCACCGTGCTGCAGTGGGACAAAGACGACTGCGCCTGGATGGGCCTCGTGAAGTTCGACCTGCTCGGCCTCGGCATGCTCGCCGCCCTGCAGTACGCCTTCGACCTCATCGATGACCATCTCGGCGAGCGGTGGGAGCTCGCCACGATCCCGAAAGAAGAGCAGACCACCTACGACATGCTGTGTCGCGCCGACTCGATCGGTGTTTTCCAGGTCGAAAGCCGCGCCCAGATGGGGCTTCTGCCGCGACTGCAGCCGAGAAAGTTCTACGACCTCGTCGTGCAGATCGCGCTGATTCGCCCCGGGCCCATTCAGGGTGGCGCCGTGCACCCCTTCGTCAAGCGCAAGCTCGGCGAAGAGCCCGTTACCTATGACCACCCGAAGCTCGTCGAACCGCTCGAGCGCACGCTCGGGGTGCCCATCTTCCAAGAGCAGCTCATGCAGATCGCCATGGCGGTCGGCGGCTGCACGGGCGACGACGCCGACCTGCTGCGCCGCGCCATGGGCTCCAAGCGCGGCCTCGAACGCATCGAATCGCTGCGCGGCACCCTGTACGCCGGCATGGCCTCCAACGGCATCACCGGGCGCCTCGCCGACGAGATCTACGCCCGCATTCAGGCGTTCGCGAACTTCGGCTTCGCCGAAAGCCACTCGCTGAGCTTCGCCCTGCTCGTCTACGCCAGCTCGTGGATCAAACTGCACTACCCGGGCGTCTTCCTCGCGTCCCTCCTGCGCGCCCAGCCGATGGGCTTCTACTCCCCCGCCTCGCTCACCGCCGACGCCGAACGGCACGGCGTCGAGGTGCGCGGCCCCTGCATTGTGCGCTCCGGCGTCGAGGCGGGCCTCGAGCGCCTCGACCTCACGGTCGACGACCCGTTCTCACCGCTCAGTGCGGATGCTCGCCGCGCGGCGCCGACGGGGCTCGCCTCGTGCACGCACCGCGTGCATCCGCCCGTCCCTGAGTTTCGACCAGACTCGCGCGACGGCGAGTTGGAGGATCTCGTGCCGCACCGCCGCGACGGCGAGCTCGCCGTGCGGATGGGCCTCGGCGCGGTGTCAGGGCTCGGGAAAGAGACCGCCGAGAAGGTGATCGCCGAGCGTGAGCGCTACGGCCCCTACCGCGACCTCACCGACCTCGTGTACCGCACGGGGCTCACGGCGGCGCAGCTCGAGTCGCTCGCCACCGCCGGGGCCTTCGAGGTGTGGGGCATGACGCGGCGCGAGGCGCTGTGGGCGGCGGGGGCTGCGGCGCAGGCACGGCCCGAATACCTGCCGGGCAGCGTCGTCGCGATCCAGCCGCCGCTGTTCGACGACCTCGAACCGGCCGAGCGCATGGTCGCCGACCTCGTCACGACGGGGGTCGCCCCCGGCGACCACCCCGTGCGCTACGCCCGCGAGCGGTTGCGTGCGCGCGGGGTGCTGAGCGCCCGCGAGCTGCGCAGCGCCGAGCCGGGGCGCCGCGTCGAGGTCGCGGGCGTCGTCACCCACCGGCAGCGGCCCGCGACGGCCAGCGGCATCACTTTCCTGAACCTCGAAGACGAGACGGGGCTCGCCAACATCATCTGCTCGGTCGGGCTGTGGGGGCGCTACCGGCGCACGGTCCGCGAGAGCCGGGCGCTCATCGTGCGCGGCATCCTCGAGCGCTCGCCCGAGGGGGTCGTCAACGTCGTTGCCGACCGGGTCGAGGCGCTGTCACTGAAAGCCACCATGCCGAGCCGCGACTTTCGCTGA
- a CDS encoding DNA polymerase Y family protein, producing the protein MQRTMVVWVPDWPVLAAVRDEAAPAGDAHPIAIMAANRVVACSAAARAHGLHRGQKRRDAQGACPHLVVVAHDDDREHRHFAPLIDAVEARAAGVQIVRPGLLALAARGPARYYGGEKAAAVALISAVLDEGVPDARVGVSDGPFAADRAARDTRAHAPVRIVAEGAAAAYLAPLPVSTLADPELATLLTRLGVRTLGAFTALPAASVRERFGPSGAHAHALAGAIDATPIIPRTPPDDLERVIELEPPLDRVDQIAFAVRQLADDVVETLATRRLVATAVRVSVRDESGRESDRVWLHPRAFRASEIVDRVRWQLSGSTRRLGSTPDAALGPGLASPVDRVSIAPDSVDTTTNHEPGLWGGEPDDRVHHALSRVQSMLGHESVVTAQRAGGRTLAERRILVPWGDRAVHQRPLDRPWPGALPQPAPATVFPSRHAVTVIDGHGDIVLVDDRLRVTGAPAAFAPAAGGATRPIRSWAGPWPLDERWWDAAQRRRLHRLQVVDEAGIAWLLVLDGGSWWAEARYD; encoded by the coding sequence ATGCAGCGCACCATGGTCGTCTGGGTGCCCGACTGGCCGGTGCTCGCCGCCGTGCGCGACGAGGCGGCGCCTGCCGGTGACGCGCATCCCATCGCCATCATGGCCGCCAACCGCGTCGTCGCCTGCTCGGCCGCCGCCCGCGCCCACGGCCTGCACCGGGGGCAGAAGCGACGCGACGCGCAAGGGGCCTGCCCGCACCTCGTCGTCGTTGCCCACGACGACGACCGCGAGCACCGGCACTTCGCGCCCCTTATCGACGCCGTCGAAGCCCGCGCCGCCGGCGTGCAGATCGTGCGCCCCGGCCTCCTCGCGCTCGCCGCGCGCGGCCCCGCCCGCTACTACGGCGGCGAAAAGGCGGCGGCGGTCGCGCTCATCAGCGCGGTTCTCGACGAGGGGGTGCCGGATGCACGCGTCGGGGTCTCCGACGGACCCTTCGCCGCCGACCGCGCCGCCCGCGACACGCGCGCCCACGCCCCCGTGCGCATCGTCGCCGAAGGCGCCGCTGCCGCCTACCTCGCCCCCCTGCCCGTGTCGACGCTCGCCGACCCCGAGCTCGCCACCCTGCTCACGCGGCTCGGCGTGCGCACCCTCGGAGCCTTCACCGCCCTACCCGCAGCCTCCGTGCGCGAACGCTTCGGGCCGAGCGGTGCGCACGCGCACGCGCTCGCCGGTGCTATCGACGCGACCCCGATCATCCCGAGAACACCGCCCGATGACCTCGAACGCGTCATCGAGCTCGAACCGCCGCTCGACCGGGTCGACCAGATCGCCTTCGCCGTGCGGCAACTCGCCGACGACGTCGTCGAAACCCTCGCCACCCGGCGGCTCGTCGCCACCGCCGTGCGGGTGAGCGTGCGCGACGAGTCGGGGCGCGAATCCGACCGGGTGTGGCTGCACCCGCGCGCGTTCCGGGCGAGCGAGATCGTCGACCGGGTGCGCTGGCAGCTGAGCGGCTCGACGCGCCGGCTCGGCTCCACGCCCGACGCGGCGCTCGGGCCCGGCCTCGCCTCGCCCGTCGACCGGGTGAGCATCGCGCCCGACAGCGTCGACACCACCACCAACCACGAGCCGGGGCTCTGGGGAGGCGAACCCGACGACCGGGTGCACCACGCCCTCTCGCGCGTGCAGAGCATGCTCGGGCACGAATCCGTCGTCACCGCGCAGCGGGCCGGCGGGCGCACCCTCGCCGAGCGGCGCATCCTCGTGCCGTGGGGCGACCGCGCCGTGCACCAGCGCCCGCTCGACCGGCCCTGGCCGGGCGCCCTGCCGCAGCCGGCGCCCGCGACCGTGTTCCCCAGCCGGCACGCCGTCACCGTCATCGACGGTCACGGCGACATCGTGCTCGTCGACGATCGGCTGCGGGTCACCGGCGCACCCGCCGCGTTCGCGCCCGCCGCCGGAGGGGCGACCCGGCCCATTCGATCGTGGGCGGGGCCGTGGCCGCTCGACGAACGCTGGTGGGATGCGGCGCAGCGCCGCCGACTGCACCGGCTGCAGGTCGTCGACGAGGCCGGCATCGCCTGGCTGCTCGTGCTCGACGGCGGCAGCTGGTGGGCGGAAGCGCGGTACGACTAA